One window from the genome of Calliopsis andreniformis isolate RMS-2024a chromosome 12, iyCalAndr_principal, whole genome shotgun sequence encodes:
- the Abl gene encoding tyrosine-protein kinase Abl isoform X4, which yields MGAQQTKERIVPVGSTARQTRKQPRNLKESRLVGSNIFTEHSEALLQSRPLPHIPALPDGDPPSGSGIQPISQQVNIQQHTGVPSTGLLEAANRWTSKENLLAQEEDDPQLFVALYDFQAGGENQLSLKKGEQVRILSYNKSGEWCEAHSSTGQVGWVPSNYVTPVNSLEKHSWYHGRISRNAAEYLLSSGINGSFLVRESESSPGQRSISLRYEGRVYHYRINEDSEGKMFVTTESKFNTLAELVHHHSMLADGLITQLLYPAPKHNKPTVFPLSPEPDEWEINRTDIVMRHKLGGGQYGDVYEAVWKRYNMTVAVKTLKEDTMALKDFLEEAAIMKEMKHRNLVQLLGVCTREPPFYIITEFMSKGNLLDYLRNESKHQINAVVLMHMATQIASGMSYLESRNFIHRDLAARNCLVGENHLVKVADFGLARLMRDDTYTAHAGAKFPIKWTAPEGLAYNKFSTKSDVWAFGILLWEIATYGMSPYPGVDLTDVYHMLEKGYRMECPPGCPPKVYELMRQCWQWSAADRPTFKEIHHSLENMFQESSITEEVEKQLQGGGEIPLLSYKKSQTGSTGNIHGLVLVSEPLPSSDTTSSVTKLSTFTGGLSSKNNSSIVQMRRSTNKKGKQAPAPPKRTSLLSSCSSFRDSAYQEQDTQNTESNTMTLDDATDLNGIDKILEGGCEIEEDGEGSQGTAEPNFIPPPSTSPEPMSGLVCPQKQIKPRPYPSKEPLPQKLVQVGALEVQNVKRAINRYGTLPKGARIGAYLESLRQSGMPSNQDSTSVAASIASNSVEQHEAALDGSQHRSLSPRQSNLRNQPQMTRSNSSSGVVNTYQPPNSPRGRVVAVRKSNQSDGVGLRTFRVSSNSNFRTASPSRSVQPSLADLEFPPPPADLPPPPDEMFSGQEQIDFPPPVSCTEITQVRNSPLSMRKAKSTDWRTKEEEIDQQEDRNDVSNAEPSVKEASSRFGVNLRRRETQDNVSRNSDNKRTGFKTRLETIEPAAPPEEAPPPPPPPPPPLSTNSPPDSFDRKPGMKEMLELKLINEIKQNAETKHGGTSKKTGIASSTPSAPLDPASQLLSELCASFNMDSGQSRHIQNEYAVSTLKSNEIAQDQQQQSHNAHKDSSVSSPVTESILSSGNVGFKLKRVDKRNNPQKEETTDGQIIDFKARLRKVENAEKEKASEERSNVTEQSSESEEQQDDKRRSTGSISSLKKLWENKESCDSQPHSPKLSVRGNSGKQETLDQTEDSPEDHSGASTRSQSSGSKSDARLWPPPEPEKPAVPAKPLKPLCSSTKHFCSSIYATPNCTKSQHTEDDLSKQNTDSRTTKQAVLELSTLIESSILNLKSNTTIVMNSWLQLSDKVGLLHGMCTNLADSGIAPHARFQFRELLAKLELQARQLRAAGTRNVTENTRLLTDLQNTIKDVVNAVQR from the exons ATGGGTGCTCAACAGACTAAGGAGAGAATCGTTCCTGTCGGTTCTACCGCGCGACAGACGCGCAAACAGCCGAGGAACCTCAAGGAATCGCGTCTCGTCGGATCCAATATATTTACCGAGCACAGCG AAGCTCTTTTGCAAAGCAGACCGCTACCTCACATTCCGGCATTACCAGATGGTGATCCTCCCAGCGGCTCAGGCATTCAGCCAATTTCACAGCAAGTGAATATTCAGCAACATACTGGTGTCCCTTCTACAGGGCTTTTAGAAGCTGCAAACAG GTGGACCAGTAAAGAAAACCTATTGGCACAAGAGGAAGATGATCCACAACTGTTTGTTGCTTTGTATGATTTTCAGGCAGGTGGAGAAAATCAGTTGAGTCTTAaaaaag GAGAGCAAGTTCGTATTCTAAGTTATAATAAGAGTGGGGAATGGTGTGAAGCTCACTCAAGTACTGGACAAGTAGGTTGGGTTCCTTCGAATTATGTCACCCCAGTAAATTCCTTAGAGAAGCATTCTTGGTATCATGGAAGAATATCCAGAAATGCTGCTGAATATCTTCTGAGTTCTGGCATAAATGGTAGTTTCCTGGTTCGTGAATCGGAAAGCAGTCCAGGTCAACGTAGTATTTCTCTACGATATGAGGGTAGAGTCTATCATTATAGAATTAATGAAGACAGTGAAGGAAag ATGTTCGTCACGACTGAAAGCAAATTTAACACTTTGGCAGAATTAGTACATCATCATTCAATGCTCGCTGATGGTCTAATCACACAGTTACTTTATCCTGCACCAAAGCACAATAAACCCACTGTTTTTCCACTTAGCCCAG AACCAGATGAATgggaaatcaatagaacagataTAGTCATGAGGCATAAATTAGGAGGAGGACAATACGGGGATGTTTATGAAGCTGTATGGAAGAGGTACAATATGACTGTCGCAGTAAAAACGTTAAAG GAGGATACAATGGCTTTAAAAGACTTCTTGGAGGAAGCTGCGATTATGAAGGAGATGAAACACAGGAATCTAGTTCAGTTATTAGGTGTATGTACTCGCGAGCCACCTTTCTACATCATTACGGAGTTCATGAGCAAAGGGAATTTACTAGATTACCTACGTAACGAGAGTAAACATCAAATCAACGCCGTCGTCTTGATGCACATGGCCACGCAGATCGCTAGTGGAATGAGTTATTTAGAGAGCAGGAACTTCATTCATAG AGATCTAGCGGCTCGAAACTGCCTAGTGGGTGAAAATCATCTGGTGAAGGTTGCTGACTTCGGCTTGGCTCGGCTGATGAGAGATGACACTTACACGGCTCACGCTGGAGCCAAGTTTCCTATAAAATGGACTGCTCCAGAAGGATTAGCTTACAACAAATTCTCTACGAAG tcTGATGTGTGGGCATTCGGAATCTTACTATGGGAAATAGCAACTTACGGCATGTCTCCATATCCTGGCGTCGATTTAACGGATGTCTATCATATGTTGGAGAAAGGTTATAGAATGGAGTGTCCTCCTGGCTGTCCACCTAAAGTTTATGAGCTGATGCGTCAATGCTGGCAGTGGTCTGCCGCTGACCGGCCTACATTCAAAGAGATTCACCACTCGCTTGAAAACATGTTTCAAGAATCCAGTATTACTGAAG AAGTTGAAAAACAACTTCAAGGTGGAGGGGAAATTCCTTTACTCTCATATAAGAAGTCTCAAACTGGTAGTACCGGAAATATTCACGGGCTTGTCCTCGTCTCGGAGCCCTTGCCCTCCTCAG ATACTACCAGCTCTGTCACAAAGCTGAGTACTTTTACGGGTGGTTTGTCAAGTAAAAACAATAGTAGTATCGTACAAATGAGACGGTCTACAAACAAAAAGGGGAAACAAGCCCCAGCACCTCCAAAAAGAACAAG CTTGCTGTCGTCGTGCAGTTCGTTCCGCGACTCTGCGTACCAAGAACAAGATACTCAAAATACCGAATCAAACACCATGACTCTCGACGATGCCACGGATCTAAATGGTATTGATAAGATTCTCGAAG GAGGCTGTGAAATCGAGGAGGACGGAGAGGGTTCTCAGGGAACGGCAGAACCAAATTTCATCCCTCCACCATCGACGTCTCCGGAACCCATGTCTGGATTAGTTTGTCCCCAAAAACAAATCAAACCAAGACCTTACCCTTCAAAAGAACCATTACCACAAAAG CTGGTACAAGTGGGAGCTTTAGAGGTACAGAATGTAAAAAGAGCTATTAACCGTTACGGTACACTACCAAAAGGTGCTAGGATTGGCGCGTATCTTGAATCCCTTCGACAGAGTGGCATGCCATCGAATCAAGATTCAACATCGGTAGCTGCTTCTATAGCATCCAATTCAGTGGAACAACACGAAGCCGCTTTGGATGGTTCGCAACACAGATCGCTCTCTCCTCGTCAAAGTAATCTAAGAAATCAGCCTCAAATGACACGAAGTAACTCTTCAAGTGGTGTAGTTAACACTTATCAGCCTCCAAATTCTCCTCGTGGTCGGGTAGTAGCTGTAAGAAAGAGTAATCAATCTGATGGTGTTGGTTTAAGAACTTTTCGGGTATCGAGTAATTCAAACTTCCGTACTGCAAGTCCCTCGAGATCGGTTCAACCATCACTAGCCGATTTGGAGTTTCCTCCGCCGCCCGCGGATTTGCctcctccaccagacgaaatgttTTCTGGCCAGGAGCAAATTGACTTTCCGCCTCCCGTTTCTTGCACTGAGATCACTCAGGTAAGAAACTCTCCTCTTTCTATGAGAAAAGCGAAAAGCACGGATTGGCGCACAAAAGAAGAGGAAATCGACCAGCAAGAAGACAGGAACGACGTCAGTAACGCTGAACCGTCGGTTAAAGAAGCCAGTTCGAGATTTGGAGTTAATCTAAGGCGTAGAGAAACTCAAGACAACGTTTCTAGGAATTCTGACAACAAAAGAACGGGGTTTAAAACTAGGCTAGAAACGATCGAACCTGCCGCGCCGCCAGAGGAAGCGCCCCCTCCTCCCCCGCCACCTCCACCACCGCTTTCTACGAATTCTCCTCCCGATAGTTTCGATCGTAAACCTGGCATGAAAGAGATGTTGGAACTGAAATTGATAAATGAGATTAAACAAAACGCAGAAACAAAGCATGGCGGAACTTCGAAGAAAACTGGGATCGCGAGTAGCACTCCGTCTGCGCCGCTCGACCCAGCGTCACAGTTACTTTCGGAACTCTGTGCTAGCTTTAATATGGATTCTGGGCAAAG CAGACACATTCAAAATGAGTATGCCGTGTCGACATTAAAAAGTAACGAAATAGCTCAAGATCAGCAGCAACAAAGTCATAATGCTCACAAGGATTCGTCGGTATCCTCTCCAGTGACTGAGTCTATCCTCTCCAGTGGAAATGTCGGTTTTAAGTTGAAGAGGGTAGATAAGCGGAATAATCCGCAAAAGGAAGAAACAACTGATGGTCAAATAATAGATTTCAAAGCCAGATTACGAAAAGTGGAGAATGCAGAAAAAGAGAAGGCTTCGGAGGAAAGATCTAATGTCACTGAACAGTCATCAGAATCGGAAGAACAGCAAGACGACAAGCGCAGAAGTACCGGGAGTATCAGCAGTTTGAAAAAGCTTTGGGAAAATAAGGAATCTTGTGATAGTCAGCCTCATAGCCCAAAACTCAGTGTTCGAGGAAACAGCGGCAAACAAGAGACCCTTGATCAAACAGAAGATTCGCCTGAGGATCACAGTGGAGCTTCGACCCGTAGCCAGAG cTCTGGAAGCAAAAGCGACGCTAGATTGTGGCCTCCACCCGAGCCAGAGAAACCAGCTGTTCCTGCGAAACCTCTGAAGCCTCTCTGTTCATCAACGAAACATTTTTGCTCCTCAATTTACGCGACACCGAATTGCACGAAGTCCCAACACACTGAAGACGATTTAAGTAAGCAAAATACTGATTCGAGGACCACGAAACAGGCTGTATTGGAGCTCTCGACGTTAATCGAAAGCAGTATACTGAATCTGAAAAGCAACACGACGATAGTAATGAATAGCTGGCTCCAGCTTTCGGATAAGGTAGGGTTATTGCACGGGATGTGTACGAACCTTGCAGACAGTGGTATCGCACCACACGCGCGATTTCAATTCCGCGAACTTCTTGCGAAGCTAGAGCTTCAAGCGCGGCAGCTCCGCGCCGCAGGCACTCGAAATGTGACAGAGAATACAAGACTTCTCACTGACCTCCAGAACACGATAAAGGATGTTGTCAACGCTGTGCAAAGATAA
- the Abl gene encoding tyrosine-protein kinase Abl isoform X5 gives MGAQQTKERIVPVGSTARQTRKQPRNLKESRLVGSNIFTEHSEALLQSRPLPHIPALPDGDPPSGSGIQPISQQVNIQQHTGVPSTGLLEAANRWTSKENLLAQEEDDPQLFVALYDFQAGGENQLSLKKAHSSTGQVGWVPSNYVTPVNSLEKHSWYHGRISRNAAEYLLSSGINGSFLVRESESSPGQRSISLRYEGRVYHYRINEDSEGKMFVTTESKFNTLAELVHHHSMLADGLITQLLYPAPKHNKPTVFPLSPEPDEWEINRTDIVMRHKLGGGQYGDVYEAVWKRYNMTVAVKTLKEDTMALKDFLEEAAIMKEMKHRNLVQLLGVCTREPPFYIITEFMSKGNLLDYLRNESKHQINAVVLMHMATQIASGMSYLESRNFIHRDLAARNCLVGENHLVKVADFGLARLMRDDTYTAHAGAKFPIKWTAPEGLAYNKFSTKSDVWAFGILLWEIATYGMSPYPGVDLTDVYHMLEKGYRMECPPGCPPKVYELMRQCWQWSAADRPTFKEIHHSLENMFQESSITEEVEKQLQGGGEIPLLSYKKSQTGSTGNIHGLVLVSEPLPSSDTTSSVTKLSTFTGGLSSKNNSSIVQMRRSTNKKGKQAPAPPKRTSLLSSCSSFRDSAYQEQDTQNTESNTMTLDDATDLNGIDKILEGIARDLATMAQRTIAAGGCEIEEDGEGSQGTAEPNFIPPPSTSPEPMSGLVCPQKQIKPRPYPSKEPLPQKLVQVGALEVQNVKRAINRYGTLPKGARIGAYLESLRQSGMPSNQDSTSVAASIASNSVEQHEAALDGSQHRSLSPRQSNLRNQPQMTRSNSSSGVVNTYQPPNSPRGRVVAVRKSNQSDGVGLRTFRVSSNSNFRTASPSRSVQPSLADLEFPPPPADLPPPPDEMFSGQEQIDFPPPVSCTEITQVRNSPLSMRKAKSTDWRTKEEEIDQQEDRNDVSNAEPSVKEASSRFGVNLRRRETQDNVSRNSDNKRTGFKTRLETIEPAAPPEEAPPPPPPPPPPLSTNSPPDSFDRKPGMKEMLELKLINEIKQNAETKHGGTSKKTGIASSTPSAPLDPASQLLSELCASFNMDSGQSRHIQNEYAVSTLKSNEIAQDQQQQSHNAHKDSSVSSPVTESILSSGNVGFKLKRVDKRNNPQKEETTDGQIIDFKARLRKVENAEKEKASEERSNVTEQSSESEEQQDDKRRSTGSISSLKKLWENKESCDSQPHSPKLSVRGNSGKQETLDQTEDSPEDHSGASTRSQSSGSKSDARLWPPPEPEKPAVPAKPLKPLCSSTKHFCSSIYATPNCTKSQHTEDDLSKQNTDSRTTKQAVLELSTLIESSILNLKSNTTIVMNSWLQLSDKVGLLHGMCTNLADSGIAPHARFQFRELLAKLELQARQLRAAGTRNVTENTRLLTDLQNTIKDVVNAVQR, from the exons ATGGGTGCTCAACAGACTAAGGAGAGAATCGTTCCTGTCGGTTCTACCGCGCGACAGACGCGCAAACAGCCGAGGAACCTCAAGGAATCGCGTCTCGTCGGATCCAATATATTTACCGAGCACAGCG AAGCTCTTTTGCAAAGCAGACCGCTACCTCACATTCCGGCATTACCAGATGGTGATCCTCCCAGCGGCTCAGGCATTCAGCCAATTTCACAGCAAGTGAATATTCAGCAACATACTGGTGTCCCTTCTACAGGGCTTTTAGAAGCTGCAAACAG GTGGACCAGTAAAGAAAACCTATTGGCACAAGAGGAAGATGATCCACAACTGTTTGTTGCTTTGTATGATTTTCAGGCAGGTGGAGAAAATCAGTTGAGTCTTAaaaaag CTCACTCAAGTACTGGACAAGTAGGTTGGGTTCCTTCGAATTATGTCACCCCAGTAAATTCCTTAGAGAAGCATTCTTGGTATCATGGAAGAATATCCAGAAATGCTGCTGAATATCTTCTGAGTTCTGGCATAAATGGTAGTTTCCTGGTTCGTGAATCGGAAAGCAGTCCAGGTCAACGTAGTATTTCTCTACGATATGAGGGTAGAGTCTATCATTATAGAATTAATGAAGACAGTGAAGGAAag ATGTTCGTCACGACTGAAAGCAAATTTAACACTTTGGCAGAATTAGTACATCATCATTCAATGCTCGCTGATGGTCTAATCACACAGTTACTTTATCCTGCACCAAAGCACAATAAACCCACTGTTTTTCCACTTAGCCCAG AACCAGATGAATgggaaatcaatagaacagataTAGTCATGAGGCATAAATTAGGAGGAGGACAATACGGGGATGTTTATGAAGCTGTATGGAAGAGGTACAATATGACTGTCGCAGTAAAAACGTTAAAG GAGGATACAATGGCTTTAAAAGACTTCTTGGAGGAAGCTGCGATTATGAAGGAGATGAAACACAGGAATCTAGTTCAGTTATTAGGTGTATGTACTCGCGAGCCACCTTTCTACATCATTACGGAGTTCATGAGCAAAGGGAATTTACTAGATTACCTACGTAACGAGAGTAAACATCAAATCAACGCCGTCGTCTTGATGCACATGGCCACGCAGATCGCTAGTGGAATGAGTTATTTAGAGAGCAGGAACTTCATTCATAG AGATCTAGCGGCTCGAAACTGCCTAGTGGGTGAAAATCATCTGGTGAAGGTTGCTGACTTCGGCTTGGCTCGGCTGATGAGAGATGACACTTACACGGCTCACGCTGGAGCCAAGTTTCCTATAAAATGGACTGCTCCAGAAGGATTAGCTTACAACAAATTCTCTACGAAG tcTGATGTGTGGGCATTCGGAATCTTACTATGGGAAATAGCAACTTACGGCATGTCTCCATATCCTGGCGTCGATTTAACGGATGTCTATCATATGTTGGAGAAAGGTTATAGAATGGAGTGTCCTCCTGGCTGTCCACCTAAAGTTTATGAGCTGATGCGTCAATGCTGGCAGTGGTCTGCCGCTGACCGGCCTACATTCAAAGAGATTCACCACTCGCTTGAAAACATGTTTCAAGAATCCAGTATTACTGAAG AAGTTGAAAAACAACTTCAAGGTGGAGGGGAAATTCCTTTACTCTCATATAAGAAGTCTCAAACTGGTAGTACCGGAAATATTCACGGGCTTGTCCTCGTCTCGGAGCCCTTGCCCTCCTCAG ATACTACCAGCTCTGTCACAAAGCTGAGTACTTTTACGGGTGGTTTGTCAAGTAAAAACAATAGTAGTATCGTACAAATGAGACGGTCTACAAACAAAAAGGGGAAACAAGCCCCAGCACCTCCAAAAAGAACAAG CTTGCTGTCGTCGTGCAGTTCGTTCCGCGACTCTGCGTACCAAGAACAAGATACTCAAAATACCGAATCAAACACCATGACTCTCGACGATGCCACGGATCTAAATGGTATTGATAAGATTCTCGAAG GTATTGCGCGAGATCTCGCTACGATGGCTCAACGAACGATTGCTGCAGGAGGCTGTGAAATCGAGGAGGACGGAGAGGGTTCTCAGGGAACGGCAGAACCAAATTTCATCCCTCCACCATCGACGTCTCCGGAACCCATGTCTGGATTAGTTTGTCCCCAAAAACAAATCAAACCAAGACCTTACCCTTCAAAAGAACCATTACCACAAAAG CTGGTACAAGTGGGAGCTTTAGAGGTACAGAATGTAAAAAGAGCTATTAACCGTTACGGTACACTACCAAAAGGTGCTAGGATTGGCGCGTATCTTGAATCCCTTCGACAGAGTGGCATGCCATCGAATCAAGATTCAACATCGGTAGCTGCTTCTATAGCATCCAATTCAGTGGAACAACACGAAGCCGCTTTGGATGGTTCGCAACACAGATCGCTCTCTCCTCGTCAAAGTAATCTAAGAAATCAGCCTCAAATGACACGAAGTAACTCTTCAAGTGGTGTAGTTAACACTTATCAGCCTCCAAATTCTCCTCGTGGTCGGGTAGTAGCTGTAAGAAAGAGTAATCAATCTGATGGTGTTGGTTTAAGAACTTTTCGGGTATCGAGTAATTCAAACTTCCGTACTGCAAGTCCCTCGAGATCGGTTCAACCATCACTAGCCGATTTGGAGTTTCCTCCGCCGCCCGCGGATTTGCctcctccaccagacgaaatgttTTCTGGCCAGGAGCAAATTGACTTTCCGCCTCCCGTTTCTTGCACTGAGATCACTCAGGTAAGAAACTCTCCTCTTTCTATGAGAAAAGCGAAAAGCACGGATTGGCGCACAAAAGAAGAGGAAATCGACCAGCAAGAAGACAGGAACGACGTCAGTAACGCTGAACCGTCGGTTAAAGAAGCCAGTTCGAGATTTGGAGTTAATCTAAGGCGTAGAGAAACTCAAGACAACGTTTCTAGGAATTCTGACAACAAAAGAACGGGGTTTAAAACTAGGCTAGAAACGATCGAACCTGCCGCGCCGCCAGAGGAAGCGCCCCCTCCTCCCCCGCCACCTCCACCACCGCTTTCTACGAATTCTCCTCCCGATAGTTTCGATCGTAAACCTGGCATGAAAGAGATGTTGGAACTGAAATTGATAAATGAGATTAAACAAAACGCAGAAACAAAGCATGGCGGAACTTCGAAGAAAACTGGGATCGCGAGTAGCACTCCGTCTGCGCCGCTCGACCCAGCGTCACAGTTACTTTCGGAACTCTGTGCTAGCTTTAATATGGATTCTGGGCAAAG CAGACACATTCAAAATGAGTATGCCGTGTCGACATTAAAAAGTAACGAAATAGCTCAAGATCAGCAGCAACAAAGTCATAATGCTCACAAGGATTCGTCGGTATCCTCTCCAGTGACTGAGTCTATCCTCTCCAGTGGAAATGTCGGTTTTAAGTTGAAGAGGGTAGATAAGCGGAATAATCCGCAAAAGGAAGAAACAACTGATGGTCAAATAATAGATTTCAAAGCCAGATTACGAAAAGTGGAGAATGCAGAAAAAGAGAAGGCTTCGGAGGAAAGATCTAATGTCACTGAACAGTCATCAGAATCGGAAGAACAGCAAGACGACAAGCGCAGAAGTACCGGGAGTATCAGCAGTTTGAAAAAGCTTTGGGAAAATAAGGAATCTTGTGATAGTCAGCCTCATAGCCCAAAACTCAGTGTTCGAGGAAACAGCGGCAAACAAGAGACCCTTGATCAAACAGAAGATTCGCCTGAGGATCACAGTGGAGCTTCGACCCGTAGCCAGAG cTCTGGAAGCAAAAGCGACGCTAGATTGTGGCCTCCACCCGAGCCAGAGAAACCAGCTGTTCCTGCGAAACCTCTGAAGCCTCTCTGTTCATCAACGAAACATTTTTGCTCCTCAATTTACGCGACACCGAATTGCACGAAGTCCCAACACACTGAAGACGATTTAAGTAAGCAAAATACTGATTCGAGGACCACGAAACAGGCTGTATTGGAGCTCTCGACGTTAATCGAAAGCAGTATACTGAATCTGAAAAGCAACACGACGATAGTAATGAATAGCTGGCTCCAGCTTTCGGATAAGGTAGGGTTATTGCACGGGATGTGTACGAACCTTGCAGACAGTGGTATCGCACCACACGCGCGATTTCAATTCCGCGAACTTCTTGCGAAGCTAGAGCTTCAAGCGCGGCAGCTCCGCGCCGCAGGCACTCGAAATGTGACAGAGAATACAAGACTTCTCACTGACCTCCAGAACACGATAAAGGATGTTGTCAACGCTGTGCAAAGATAA